Genomic segment of bacterium:
GCTCCGGATTGGCCCCGGCAAGCAGCGGTGCGGTTTCCGTCAGACCATATCCGACGGCATACGGGAAGCGCGCCTCGCGCAGGAATGCTTCAACCGACGCATCCAGCTTGGCGCCGCCGACACCGAAAAAGTGCAGGCGTCCCCCAAACGTCTTCAAAAGTTTGCGGCCGGCAATGCGGTACAGCAGTTTGCGGCCGGCATTCGTCCCGTGCACGCGACGAAGCAATCCATTGCGCGTGACTTCGGGAAGCACACGCTGCTTATACACTTTCTCAATGACGAGAGGAACACTGAGCATGATTGTGGGACGCACTTTCTCAAGCGCCGGCAGCAGCGCACTGGCCGTCGGAGGTTTCTCGAGATAATGCACCGAGGCGCCGGTGAGTATCGGGAGGATAAGTCCGAGCGTGTTTTCGTATGTGTGCGAAAGCGGGAGAATGGAAAGAAACACATCCTCCGGCTGTACGGGCTGTATCGTCTGCACCTGCGTTGCATTGAACGCAATATTGCGATGCGTCAGCATCACGCCCTTTGATTTCCCTGTCGTCCCCGAGGTATAGATAATGGTCGCCAGGTCATCCTCGTGTACGTCGGATGCTTCTTCCACGCCGAATGAGGGACGCCAGAGAGGAGCGTGCGCACCTGTCCGGGTCTCTTTCGCGCCGTCTTCGATGATCTCGAATGAATCTATGAGCACGCGATGCCTCAGACGTGGTAAATCCAGGCCTGCAAGCTTCGGGTACAGCCTGGCCGACACAAACAACACATCACACCCGGCGTGCTGCAGAAAGGTCCCGATCTCGTTTTCATGAAAATCCGGCAGCAGCGGCACCGCCACTGCACCCATGGTTGTAATGGCAAAGTACGCCACCCCCCAGTTCGGCATGTTGCCGCTGAGGATGCCGACACGATCTCCTGGACGCACATCGAGCTTTCTCAGGGAGGCACGCACCTGTGAGACCGCTTCGCCGAGCTCGCTGTAACTCATCGGCGTGGCCGAGACGAAGGAAAGTGCGGGACGCTCAGCGTACTCCGTGATGCTCTGGTTGAAAATGGCGGTGAGCGTCAGGTCTTTGGTTCTAATCATCGTTGTGCGATGGACTGTGGGGCCGGTGTATTTCAGGTAGGATGCGAGAGGCGGAAAGCCGGATTCTCGTGCAGACGCCTTTCAGCACTCTTATTGCTGAAATATCCCCCCATTCATGGAAATTTCAAAGCAAAAACGGTGTCATCGACTCGGGGAGAAGCCCCTGCGGCTGACTATTTGATCAGCTGCATGCGCTGTACGCGACGTTGTGTCGGTGTGCGGAGAACGCAGTAGTAGAGTCCACTCGAAAGGCCATGCGCATCGAAAAGTAACGAATACACACCTGGCTGCAGGCTGCCCTGCTGCAGCGTACGCACCACACGTCCCACATCATCCATGACGACGACTTCAGTATTCCCGGCCTCGATGATTTCGAACGTGATGACGGTGCTGGAATTGAATGGGTTCGGTCGATTGGCTTCGAGACGAATCGTACCGCTTGCATCGAACAGACGATCTCCGCCCTCGGTACAGATTTCCACAAGCACCGCTCCGTCGATCAGATCCGTCCGCACCGGTGCGCCTTCCCAGGTATACGCGTGCAGTGAGAGGGACGTACTGTCGACCGGACCGAGGAGAACGAGAAATTCAAGTGTGAGCAGACGCTGCGGGGAGCCTGCCGCGGGACCTGAGACCGGAACGATACGCATATCGCCTTCCATCCGGCCTTCGGCCGTTGCTCCCCAGGGAATCAGAACGCGTCCGTCAATCTCCAGCTCGGCCGACCAGCCGGTGAGAGGGAGTCCGGCGAGTTGCTGCGCCTCGAGCAGATCGATGCTGATCATGATTCGCTCTCCC
This window contains:
- a CDS encoding AMP-binding protein, giving the protein MIRTKDLTLTAIFNQSITEYAERPALSFVSATPMSYSELGEAVSQVRASLRKLDVRPGDRVGILSGNMPNWGVAYFAITTMGAVAVPLLPDFHENEIGTFLQHAGCDVLFVSARLYPKLAGLDLPRLRHRVLIDSFEIIEDGAKETRTGAHAPLWRPSFGVEEASDVHEDDLATIIYTSGTTGKSKGVMLTHRNIAFNATQVQTIQPVQPEDVFLSILPLSHTYENTLGLILPILTGASVHYLEKPPTASALLPALEKVRPTIMLSVPLVIEKVYKQRVLPEVTRNGLLRRVHGTNAGRKLLYRIAGRKLLKTFGGRLHFFGVGGAKLDASVEAFLREARFPYAVGYGLTETAPLLAGANPEHIRYQSTGPAMQGIELRIADADSQSGEGEIQARGASVMRGYYNEPELSRETLTDDGWFRTGDLGCFDEDGHLYIKGRLKNLIVSSSGENIYPEEIESVINRHRYVLESLVMEQKGKLVALVHLNYEEIEEHFAHMKEEAVQYVQKKVEETLDELKGYVNTQVNRFSQLATVIEQRIPFEKTPTQKIKRFLYISA